The Helianthus annuus cultivar XRQ/B chromosome 16, HanXRQr2.0-SUNRISE, whole genome shotgun sequence genome includes a window with the following:
- the LOC110916879 gene encoding uncharacterized protein LOC110916879 has product MASMMSSSSPNFYNHMNNNNSLILNTKVSRINCFISSSNNNNSDEKQHQVSRREIILRSSELALLGAIFHFSGSKPNYLGVQKNPPALALCPATNKCISTSENISDIVHYAPPWNYNPKEGRGSKKPVSKEVAMEELLEVIKTTKPDNFTPRVVEKKDDYIRVEYESPILGFVDDVEFWFPPGKKPLVQYRSASRIGFGFDANRKRVKALRLALEKKGWASEDDF; this is encoded by the exons ATGGCGTCCATGATGTCATCATCATCGCCAAATTTCTATAACCATATGAATAACAACAACTCTCTTATTCTAAACACTAAAGTAAGTAGAATTAATTGCTTCATCTCATcttccaacaacaacaactccGACGAGAAGCAACACCAAGTATCTCGAAG GGAAATTATTTTGAGGAGCAGCGAATTAGCACTTCTCGGGGCCATTTTTCATTTCAG TGGAAGTAAACCTAATTACCTTGGTGTACAGAAGAATCCGCCTGCTTTAGCTTTATGTCCTGCGACAAACAAATGTATTTCGACTTCTGAGAATATTAGTGATATTGTACACTATGCACCACCTTG GAACTATAATCCAAAAGAAGGACGGGGAAGTAAGAAACCTGTGAGCAAAGAGGTGGCAATGGAGGAGCTTCTTGAAGTG ATAAAAACAACAAAACCGGACAACTTCACTCCGAGAGTGGTAGAAAAGAAAGATGATTATATACGCGTGGAATATGAAAGTCCGATTTTGGGG TTTGTGGATGATGTCGAATTCTGGTTCCCTCCTGGGAAGAAACCACTTGTACAATACAGATCAGCATCACGCATCGGCTTTGGTTTCGATGCCAACAGAAAGAGAGTAAAG GCATTGCGGCTAGCACTAGAGAAAAAAGGATGGGCTTCTGAAGACGACTTTTGA